In the Chryseobacterium sp. MYb264 genome, one interval contains:
- a CDS encoding SDR family oxidoreductase has protein sequence MKNTVFITGASSGLGKASAKLFQQNGWNVIAAMRSPENEKELNLLENVLLVKLDVTNPQQIQEAITKGVETFGSIDVLLNSAGYGLMGVFESSNPEQIQKQFEVNVFGLMNVTKALLPIMRAQKKGTIINISSFGGVTAGPFASLYNSSKFAVEGFSEALYFEVSSFGIDVKIVEPGSIATNFRSGIEMIQNTIEEYNTELAAFIPKFTKRTEHLQKASAEEVAETIFGAATDKLSKLRYVIGEDAQFYIDLKNKNSEEDFLRLMQN, from the coding sequence CGGGATTGGGAAAAGCAAGCGCAAAATTATTTCAACAAAACGGATGGAATGTCATCGCCGCAATGCGTTCGCCGGAAAACGAAAAAGAACTGAATCTTCTTGAAAATGTTCTGTTGGTAAAACTGGATGTAACCAATCCACAACAAATTCAGGAAGCGATAACAAAAGGAGTAGAAACCTTCGGTTCGATTGATGTCTTGTTAAACAGCGCAGGCTACGGATTGATGGGCGTTTTCGAATCTTCAAATCCTGAACAGATTCAGAAACAGTTTGAAGTCAATGTTTTTGGTTTAATGAATGTTACCAAAGCCCTTTTACCAATAATGAGAGCTCAGAAAAAAGGAACAATTATTAATATTTCTTCGTTCGGAGGGGTTACAGCGGGACCGTTTGCCAGTTTATACAACAGCTCTAAATTTGCAGTGGAAGGATTTTCCGAAGCTTTATATTTTGAGGTTTCTTCGTTTGGAATTGATGTAAAAATCGTAGAACCAGGAAGTATCGCCACCAATTTCAGAAGCGGAATCGAAATGATTCAGAATACAATTGAAGAATACAATACGGAATTGGCAGCATTTATCCCTAAATTCACCAAACGTACAGAACACCTTCAAAAAGCGAGCGCAGAAGAAGTTGCAGAAACTATTTTTGGGGCAGCTACAGATAAACTTTCCAAATTAAGATATGTAATTGGTGAAGACGCACAGTTTTATATTGATTTGAAAAACAAAAATTCTGAGGAAGATTTTCTGAGACTGATGCAGAATTAA
- a CDS encoding helix-turn-helix domain-containing protein, whose protein sequence is MSEEFISIKSVADLHNFYNYASPKHPLITVIDLTNISRSDENFADYIYSLDLYTIVYKKFKGSLKYGRSNYDFQEGTLMFTAPNQVMSPSADTEIEEGWFLAFHPDFIYGSDLGKKIHKYSFFQYESNEALHISDDEKILLDEVTGRIKKEYSQNIDRHTQGLILNQIEMLLNYSDRFYDRQFFTRNKTGNDVTQRFESLLNDYFNEEQLIEKGIPEVKYFAERLNLSSNYLSDLLSKFTGKTTIEHIHLKLVDKAKNILLGTTKSISEVAYELGFEHPSHFTKIFKIKAGISPLHFRRQFPEQN, encoded by the coding sequence ATGTCAGAAGAGTTTATTTCCATAAAATCCGTTGCAGACTTGCATAATTTTTACAATTATGCAAGTCCAAAACATCCTTTGATTACGGTAATTGACTTGACAAACATAAGCCGTTCCGACGAGAATTTCGCAGACTATATCTACAGCCTTGATTTGTACACGATTGTTTATAAAAAATTTAAAGGAAGTCTAAAATACGGACGTTCAAACTATGATTTTCAGGAAGGAACCTTAATGTTTACAGCTCCGAATCAGGTGATGAGCCCGAGTGCAGATACAGAGATTGAAGAAGGATGGTTTCTGGCATTTCATCCTGATTTTATTTACGGTTCAGATTTAGGTAAAAAAATTCATAAATACAGCTTTTTCCAGTATGAAAGCAATGAAGCACTTCACATTTCGGATGATGAAAAAATTTTGCTTGATGAAGTGACTGGAAGAATTAAAAAAGAATATTCCCAGAATATTGACCGTCATACTCAGGGTTTAATTTTAAATCAGATTGAAATGCTTTTGAATTACTCTGACCGATTTTATGACCGACAATTTTTTACCCGAAATAAAACCGGAAATGATGTAACCCAACGATTTGAAAGTCTTCTTAATGATTATTTTAACGAAGAACAATTGATTGAAAAAGGTATTCCCGAAGTAAAATATTTTGCTGAAAGACTGAACCTCTCTTCCAACTATTTATCAGATTTGCTCAGTAAATTCACAGGCAAAACGACGATAGAACATATTCATCTGAAATTGGTAGACAAAGCAAAGAATATCCTGTTAGGAACCACAAAATCAATAAGCGAAGTTGCTTATGAACTCGGATTTGAGCATCCTTCTCACTTTACTAAAATTTTTAAAATTAAAGCAGGAATTTCTCCACTACATTTCAGAAGACAGTTTCCTGAGCAGAATTAA
- a CDS encoding helix-turn-helix domain-containing protein, translating into MEKINHYKSIVELHEKSGFEPPKNPLLSLMTCKELMTSSVGEDRFTGDFYMIGLKKIKSGYVLYGKTKYDHNNGSAVFMKPRQIIEVRNVQFAEKGFVMFFHEDYLSGHPLNEQIKKYGYFEYEINEALHISPSEEVIMWELYEKIRREYEENSDEFSREIILSHIDSILKYSDRFYKRQFIDRSPNISGSMVKKFLTVLDDYFKANKHIEDGLPSVNFMAGELAVSPRYLSDILKQETGKTALEHVHIYLIKEAKNLLLSSESNVAGIAYDLGFESPSYFTRLFKKVVGVTPVQYKKEAVK; encoded by the coding sequence ATGGAAAAAATCAATCATTATAAAAGTATCGTAGAGCTACACGAAAAAAGCGGATTCGAACCTCCGAAAAATCCTCTTTTGAGTTTGATGACCTGTAAGGAACTGATGACCTCTTCTGTCGGGGAAGACCGTTTTACAGGAGATTTCTATATGATTGGTTTAAAGAAAATCAAGTCTGGTTATGTTTTGTATGGGAAAACCAAATATGACCATAACAACGGTTCGGCAGTTTTTATGAAGCCCAGACAAATCATAGAAGTTCGCAATGTACAGTTTGCAGAAAAAGGTTTCGTGATGTTTTTCCACGAAGATTATTTGTCAGGACATCCGCTGAATGAGCAGATTAAAAAGTACGGTTACTTTGAATATGAAATTAATGAAGCCCTTCATATTTCGCCTTCGGAGGAAGTGATTATGTGGGAACTTTACGAGAAAATAAGAAGAGAGTATGAGGAAAATTCTGACGAATTCAGCAGGGAAATTATTCTGTCGCATATCGATTCTATTTTAAAATATTCTGACCGTTTTTACAAAAGGCAGTTCATAGACCGAAGCCCAAATATTTCGGGAAGTATGGTTAAAAAATTCCTGACCGTTCTGGATGATTATTTCAAAGCAAATAAACACATTGAAGATGGCTTGCCAAGTGTTAATTTTATGGCTGGAGAGCTTGCGGTTTCTCCCCGTTATCTCAGCGATATTCTGAAGCAGGAAACCGGAAAAACAGCGTTGGAACATGTTCATATTTATCTGATTAAAGAAGCAAAGAACCTTTTGCTGAGTTCAGAAAGTAATGTTGCAGGAATTGCCTATGACTTAGGTTTTGAAAGCCCGTCTTATTTTACCCGATTATTCAAAAAAGTGGTTGGGGTAACGCCTGTTCAGTATAAAAAAGAAGCGGTTAAATAA
- a CDS encoding MFS transporter — protein sequence MKFQKTKYLYISTLLAFMLIPLGGLTTDIYIPSLPAMAEDLSVPIEKVQISLLLFMVSSGFSQLFIGSILDSFGRYRINIFALVTFSLASFIIALVPEIYVIYLMRIIQGITVSLIIVGKRSFFVDLYKGEKLKHYTSLFSIVWATAPIVAPFIGGYLQVLFGWQSNFYLLGILTVIILFFELRFTGESLQNFQVFKRKEIAAVYRKMLGTPDFYLGLIIIGLSYSLLVVYGMISPLIIEKVYGFSPVVTGYSSLASGIALMSGGIISKLMIKKGLFMKINAAVILQLIIVVSMFIVTLKYDGVQFLLGFTLSLHLLSGFIFNNVYAYSLQRFTTNAGIASGLTGGGVYVVSSVAGYGLINLFEIKDIQTFALVNFIIVAILFISILLFGKAVGLERAKSNFQATK from the coding sequence ATGAAATTTCAAAAAACAAAATATTTATACATCAGTACATTACTGGCATTTATGCTCATTCCGCTGGGTGGTTTGACGACGGATATTTATATCCCGTCACTTCCGGCGATGGCAGAAGATTTGAGTGTTCCGATTGAAAAAGTGCAGATTTCGTTGCTTTTATTTATGGTAAGTTCTGGATTTAGCCAGCTTTTTATCGGAAGCATTCTCGATAGTTTTGGCAGATACAGAATCAATATTTTTGCATTGGTTACATTTTCACTGGCTAGTTTTATCATTGCTCTGGTTCCGGAAATCTACGTGATTTATTTGATGAGAATCATTCAGGGAATCACCGTTTCACTGATTATTGTCGGGAAAAGATCTTTTTTTGTTGACCTTTACAAAGGTGAAAAACTAAAACATTACACCAGCCTTTTTTCGATTGTCTGGGCAACGGCACCGATTGTGGCACCATTTATCGGAGGCTATCTGCAGGTGCTTTTCGGATGGCAGTCCAATTTTTATCTTTTAGGAATTCTTACTGTTATCATTTTATTTTTCGAACTTCGGTTTACAGGAGAATCTTTACAGAATTTTCAGGTATTTAAAAGAAAAGAAATTGCAGCAGTTTACAGAAAAATGCTGGGAACACCTGATTTTTATTTAGGTTTAATTATAATAGGTTTAAGTTATTCACTTCTAGTCGTTTATGGAATGATAAGTCCGCTTATTATCGAAAAGGTGTACGGATTTTCTCCTGTTGTTACAGGATACAGCTCACTGGCTTCCGGAATTGCGCTGATGAGTGGCGGAATAATTTCTAAATTAATGATTAAAAAAGGACTTTTTATGAAGATAAATGCTGCGGTTATCTTACAGTTAATCATAGTTGTTTCAATGTTTATTGTCACTTTAAAGTATGACGGAGTGCAATTTTTACTGGGATTCACTTTATCGCTACATCTTTTATCTGGGTTTATTTTCAATAATGTTTACGCATACAGTTTACAGAGATTCACGACTAATGCAGGGATTGCAAGCGGTTTAACGGGTGGTGGTGTTTATGTTGTAAGTTCAGTTGCAGGTTATGGATTAATCAATCTATTTGAAATAAAAGATATACAGACATTTGCGTTGGTTAATTTTATAATCGTAGCAATATTATTTATCTCAATTTTATTGTTTGGAAAAGCTGTTGGTCTGGAACGCGCCAAGAGTAATTTCCAAGCTACAAAATAA
- a CDS encoding SDR family NAD(P)-dependent oxidoreductase — protein MEKTIFITGASRGFGKLWTEAFLKRGDKVAATSRNIEAYKDLAEQYPDSFLPISLDITDREAVFEAVNKAKNHFGSLDVVINNAGYGVFGAVEEVGEKVTKDVFEANVFGTLWVTQAALPIFRAQESGHVIQLSSVLGVWSLPTLGIYNATKFAVEGFSEALATEVKPFGINVTMIEPNGYTTDFGGSSAVHGDAIPAYDALKSSLGEAEGLLPEDYGKPEATVPAILKLIDSENPPLRLFLGKVGLRKTERVYAEKLQVWNDWKEVSEAAHG, from the coding sequence ATGGAAAAGACAATTTTTATCACAGGAGCATCAAGAGGATTTGGAAAACTTTGGACAGAAGCATTCCTTAAAAGAGGAGACAAAGTTGCAGCAACATCAAGAAATATTGAAGCATACAAAGATTTGGCAGAACAGTATCCCGACTCTTTCCTTCCTATCTCTTTAGACATTACCGACAGAGAAGCTGTTTTTGAAGCTGTAAATAAAGCTAAAAATCACTTCGGTAGTTTAGATGTTGTTATCAATAATGCTGGTTATGGTGTTTTCGGAGCAGTGGAAGAAGTAGGAGAAAAAGTAACCAAAGATGTTTTTGAAGCCAATGTTTTCGGAACTCTTTGGGTAACACAGGCGGCTTTACCGATTTTCAGAGCGCAAGAAAGCGGTCACGTAATTCAGTTATCGAGTGTTTTAGGCGTTTGGAGTTTGCCGACTTTGGGGATTTATAATGCAACAAAATTTGCAGTGGAAGGTTTCAGTGAAGCTTTAGCAACAGAAGTAAAACCTTTCGGAATCAATGTAACGATGATTGAACCCAACGGTTACACAACAGATTTTGGTGGAAGTTCTGCAGTTCACGGTGATGCTATTCCTGCTTATGATGCTTTGAAATCTAGTTTGGGAGAAGCTGAAGGTTTATTACCTGAGGATTATGGAAAACCGGAAGCAACCGTTCCTGCAATTTTAAAATTAATTGACAGTGAAAACCCGCCACTTCGTTTATTCTTAGGAAAAGTAGGACTGAGAAAAACAGAGAGGGTATATGCAGAAAAACTTCAGGTCTGGAACGACTGGAAAGAAGTTTCTGAAGCGGCTCACGGATAA
- a CDS encoding NAD(P)H-dependent oxidoreductase, giving the protein MKALIINGHIKWPQIAEGNLNKTIFEKSKSVFEQKGYEILETVIDNGYEIPQEIEKWVSADFVLFHFPINWFGMPAKTKDYIDKVFMSGYGKIYAGDGRNNGGNYGTGGLLQSKGMIVNTWNAPEETFRNSGQLLEDFSMEEFTKPFTVTLQFVGVKPLPTFAFYDVFKNPNIEQELSSFEAHLKNNI; this is encoded by the coding sequence ATGAAAGCATTAATCATCAACGGTCATATCAAATGGCCACAAATTGCAGAAGGAAATCTGAATAAAACGATTTTTGAAAAAAGTAAAAGTGTTTTCGAACAAAAAGGCTACGAAATTCTCGAAACAGTAATTGATAATGGCTACGAAATTCCACAGGAAATCGAAAAGTGGGTGAGTGCAGATTTTGTACTTTTTCATTTCCCAATTAACTGGTTTGGAATGCCAGCAAAAACAAAAGACTATATCGATAAAGTTTTTATGAGCGGCTATGGAAAAATCTACGCCGGAGATGGTAGGAATAATGGAGGAAACTATGGTACAGGCGGTCTTTTGCAAAGCAAAGGAATGATTGTAAACACCTGGAATGCTCCCGAGGAAACGTTTAGAAACTCTGGTCAGCTCCTTGAAGATTTTTCTATGGAAGAATTTACCAAGCCTTTCACTGTAACACTTCAGTTCGTAGGAGTTAAGCCCTTGCCGACATTTGCATTCTATGATGTTTTTAAAAACCCAAATATAGAACAGGAATTGTCATCATTTGAAGCACATTTGAAAAATAATATTTAA
- a CDS encoding enoyl-CoA hydratase/isomerase family protein — MIFTTQKITESYWKVAINHPPVNVFDPEFSVQLRTLMDELEANENLKVVVFESSNPEFYVAHAELVNIFDFPKGEGKTGLSKSWPDVAKRLEQAPFVSIASIRGRARGLGSEFIQAFDMRFASQEKAFFAQPEIGIGSFPGGGGLERLHLLTGKARALEIILSGDDYNAQTAADYGWINRAFPDDELDAFVENLAKRIDSFDLKIIKKIKATMNERVIIPKNEHIMETQIAFFVSLTEPEARNRIKKLLDQGLQTYGDVELNLGKYL, encoded by the coding sequence ATGATTTTTACAACACAGAAAATTACAGAGAGCTATTGGAAAGTAGCCATCAATCATCCTCCGGTAAATGTATTTGACCCTGAATTTTCGGTTCAATTAAGAACATTAATGGATGAACTCGAAGCTAACGAAAACTTAAAAGTAGTAGTTTTTGAAAGTTCCAATCCAGAATTTTATGTTGCTCACGCAGAATTGGTCAATATTTTTGATTTTCCTAAAGGAGAGGGAAAAACCGGACTTTCAAAATCTTGGCCTGATGTTGCAAAACGTCTTGAACAAGCTCCGTTTGTAAGCATTGCATCGATTAGAGGAAGAGCGAGAGGATTGGGAAGCGAGTTTATTCAGGCTTTCGATATGCGTTTTGCAAGTCAGGAAAAAGCATTTTTCGCTCAACCCGAAATCGGAATCGGTTCTTTTCCCGGCGGTGGCGGATTAGAGCGCCTTCATCTTTTAACAGGAAAAGCCAGAGCCTTGGAAATTATTCTGAGTGGTGACGATTATAATGCTCAAACTGCCGCTGATTATGGTTGGATTAACCGTGCATTTCCAGATGATGAATTAGATGCTTTTGTAGAAAACTTAGCCAAAAGAATTGACTCTTTTGATTTGAAAATTATCAAGAAAATCAAGGCAACGATGAATGAAAGAGTAATTATTCCTAAAAATGAACATATTATGGAAACACAGATAGCCTTCTTTGTATCATTAACAGAGCCTGAAGCAAGAAACAGAATTAAAAAACTTTTAGACCAAGGATTACAAACCTATGGCGATGTCGAACTTAACCTTGGAAAATACTTATAA
- a CDS encoding winged helix-turn-helix transcriptional regulator has translation MYAKQCTYGDFLKSEEKIATNILATKLQILETEEIISKSQHPESKAKFLYKLTEKGISLLPVLIEIYLWGEQYFELSENHKKFLQDVKKDKEAFLKRVQENLRKSL, from the coding sequence ATGTATGCAAAACAATGTACATACGGGGATTTTTTGAAATCAGAAGAAAAAATAGCCACCAATATTTTGGCGACGAAACTTCAAATTTTAGAAACCGAAGAAATAATTTCCAAATCGCAACATCCTGAAAGTAAAGCAAAATTTTTGTATAAACTGACCGAAAAAGGTATTAGTCTGCTACCCGTTCTAATAGAGATTTATTTGTGGGGCGAACAATATTTTGAACTGTCTGAAAACCATAAAAAATTTCTACAGGATGTAAAAAAAGACAAAGAAGCTTTTTTAAAAAGGGTGCAAGAAAATCTCAGAAAATCACTTTAA
- a CDS encoding helix-turn-helix domain-containing protein, whose product MKNSIKTFESHHKKLGLISFNSETLDFVNGETFRPYIKVLFVPAGYSLTVDFNVYETKTPALFFINTNQHLDIETGTNDDAFLIHYNRDFYCIQIHDEEVACDGLLFNNIFEIPKVDLLEDELKTVSQLFNQINDELNFQDRSSEEMIRTYLKQIIIRATRQWKKQNLQTEELNLINAEQDFFRNFSRLVDIHYKEKHSVADYADLLNLAPKTLSNKFHKLNLENPNEMIKNRIILEAKRLLLYSELSIKEIAYQLGYEDPAYFNRMFAQKSGKTPAVFRKEIKA is encoded by the coding sequence ATGAAAAACTCTATAAAAACTTTCGAATCGCATCACAAAAAACTAGGTTTGATTTCTTTTAATTCCGAAACTTTGGATTTTGTGAATGGAGAAACATTTAGACCTTACATTAAAGTTTTATTTGTTCCTGCAGGTTATTCTTTGACAGTAGATTTCAATGTTTATGAAACTAAAACTCCAGCTTTGTTTTTCATTAATACCAATCAACATCTTGATATTGAGACAGGAACTAACGATGATGCTTTTTTGATTCATTACAACAGAGATTTTTACTGTATTCAGATTCACGATGAAGAAGTGGCTTGTGACGGACTTTTATTCAATAATATTTTTGAAATTCCAAAGGTAGATTTGCTGGAAGACGAGCTGAAAACGGTGTCGCAATTATTTAATCAAATCAATGATGAACTAAATTTTCAAGACCGTTCGTCTGAAGAAATGATTAGAACCTATCTAAAGCAAATCATTATTCGCGCTACAAGGCAATGGAAAAAACAAAATCTCCAGACTGAAGAGCTTAATCTCATCAATGCTGAACAGGATTTTTTCCGAAATTTCAGCCGTCTCGTAGATATTCATTACAAAGAAAAGCACAGCGTAGCTGATTATGCAGACCTTCTGAATCTGGCTCCTAAAACGCTTTCCAATAAATTTCATAAACTCAATCTTGAAAATCCGAATGAGATGATCAAGAACAGAATTATTCTAGAGGCAAAGAGATTATTACTTTACAGTGAGTTAAGCATCAAAGAAATTGCCTATCAATTAGGATATGAAGACCCAGCGTATTTCAATCGGATGTTTGCGCAAAAATCTGGGAAAACTCCGGCGGTTTTCAGGAAAGAAATTAAGGCTTGA
- a CDS encoding alpha/beta hydrolase, with the protein MKTIYLKALTLASFAIFNSNIIAQSNPASQDSNIGRETREFLKALNSGDGKPLETLAPKDARLVLVGAQKSVNFDYSDIEESERTITQDGQTVKIHIIKPKDAKAGLPVFMFFHGGGWVLGDYPTHKRLVRDLVVNSGAVAVFPDYTPSPEARFPVAINQAYAATKWVSEHGREIGVDSSRLAVAGNSVGGNMAAVVALMAKDKKGPELKQQVILWPVTDSDFSRASYTKYAQERFLTTPLMKWMWDNYLPDLKERNNKYASPLKASLEELKGLPPALVQVAENDILHDEGVAYGRKLDDAGVPVTLTEYKGFIHDYGMLNPLAHIPAVQESVLDAANALKKVLFSK; encoded by the coding sequence ATGAAAACTATCTATTTAAAAGCATTAACATTAGCTTCATTCGCAATCTTCAATTCTAACATTATTGCACAGTCCAATCCCGCATCTCAAGACTCGAATATTGGCAGAGAAACCAGAGAATTTTTAAAAGCTCTGAACAGTGGAGACGGAAAACCATTGGAAACCTTAGCCCCAAAAGATGCAAGATTGGTTTTAGTAGGTGCTCAAAAATCTGTAAACTTCGATTATTCTGACATTGAAGAATCTGAAAGAACCATTACTCAAGACGGACAAACAGTAAAAATCCACATTATAAAACCAAAAGACGCAAAAGCAGGACTTCCTGTGTTTATGTTCTTTCACGGTGGCGGTTGGGTTTTGGGAGATTATCCTACTCATAAAAGACTGGTTCGTGACTTGGTGGTAAATAGTGGCGCTGTCGCAGTTTTCCCTGATTATACACCATCTCCAGAAGCTAGATTTCCTGTTGCCATCAATCAGGCTTATGCAGCAACCAAATGGGTTTCTGAACACGGAAGAGAAATTGGTGTTGACAGTAGTAGACTTGCTGTTGCAGGAAATAGTGTGGGTGGAAATATGGCAGCTGTGGTTGCATTGATGGCGAAAGATAAAAAAGGACCTGAACTAAAACAGCAAGTGATTTTGTGGCCAGTTACAGATTCAGATTTCAGCAGAGCTTCTTATACTAAATATGCTCAGGAAAGATTTTTAACAACCCCATTGATGAAATGGATGTGGGATAATTATCTTCCTGATTTAAAAGAACGAAATAATAAGTACGCTTCTCCACTGAAAGCTTCTTTGGAAGAATTAAAAGGTTTACCTCCTGCTTTAGTTCAGGTTGCCGAAAATGATATTTTGCACGACGAAGGTGTGGCTTACGGAAGAAAACTGGATGACGCAGGAGTTCCGGTAACTCTTACAGAATACAAAGGTTTCATCCATGATTACGGAATGTTAAATCCTCTGGCTCACATTCCTGCTGTACAAGAATCAGTTCTGGATGCGGCTAACGCTCTTAAAAAAGTACTTTTTTCAAAATAA
- a CDS encoding TetR/AcrR family transcriptional regulator produces MLSPRERIIETTLILFANQGYNSTGVNQIISEANVAKASFYQHFKSKEDLCVAFLDARHTYWFNELNNFISAKEDIKSKIISSFDFLIFMNSKENFRGCSFLNILSEIPNDNIKILKAIQQHKKDLRSFFLSLIKDEDISDHIYMLFESSIIESQMFKSNQLIEKSKTIINNLIY; encoded by the coding sequence ATGCTATCACCAAGAGAAAGAATTATAGAAACAACCCTTATTTTATTTGCAAATCAAGGATATAATTCCACAGGAGTTAATCAAATTATTTCTGAAGCAAACGTTGCCAAGGCAAGTTTTTATCAACATTTTAAATCCAAAGAAGATTTATGCGTTGCTTTCCTAGATGCGAGACATACCTATTGGTTTAATGAACTGAATAATTTCATTAGCGCTAAAGAAGATATAAAGTCAAAAATAATTTCATCATTTGACTTTTTAATATTTATGAATTCTAAGGAAAATTTCAGAGGATGCAGCTTCCTGAATATCTTATCTGAAATTCCAAATGATAATATTAAAATTCTGAAAGCAATTCAGCAACACAAAAAGGATCTTCGAAGTTTTTTTTTATCACTTATCAAAGATGAAGATATTTCAGATCACATTTACATGCTTTTTGAGAGCTCTATCATTGAAAGTCAAATGTTTAAATCAAATCAATTAATAGAAAAATCAAAAACAATTATTAACAATTTAATATATTAA
- a CDS encoding nuclear transport factor 2 family protein — MEQKHPLPPFTLETALQKIQFAEDAWNSQDPEKISKAYTIDSEWRNRDKFVNGREEIVEFLSTKWKKELNYKLKKEYWAHTENRIAVRFEYEYMTQEGNWFRSYGNENWEFDENGLMMKRYASINDLAINEEDRKFK, encoded by the coding sequence ATGGAACAGAAACACCCACTACCACCGTTTACATTAGAAACTGCATTACAGAAAATACAATTTGCAGAAGATGCCTGGAACTCTCAGGACCCTGAAAAAATATCCAAAGCTTACACAATTGACAGTGAATGGAGAAATCGAGATAAATTCGTAAACGGTAGGGAAGAAATTGTAGAATTTCTTAGCACTAAATGGAAAAAGGAACTAAACTATAAGCTTAAAAAAGAATATTGGGCTCACACAGAAAACCGTATTGCCGTAAGATTCGAATATGAATATATGACTCAAGAGGGCAATTGGTTTAGATCTTATGGAAATGAAAATTGGGAATTTGATGAAAATGGTTTAATGATGAAAAGATATGCAAGCATCAACGATTTAGCAATCAACGAGGAAGATCGAAAGTTTAAATAA
- a CDS encoding AraC family transcriptional regulator — protein sequence MKILNQFEPLMIEEIEGLCETSSHHSHTYYELVYINSGKGVHYLNDDTIPYQDGDLFLVAPGEFHSFEMEDMTHFTYIKFTEAYFESKKHLAPDEFKIGSPEILMEMKWLKEVKICIKEPCNHILKSTINNLVVYSKHKNISNSPIAYYQILSIFGMIKEIIKDRGEGLFKQELNFEKLISFIHENIYNRDKLSVKAVSLCFNISPTYFSNYFKRHFNISYQEYLDTYRVALIEKRLEIGGLKLKQIAEEFGFTDVSHLSKTFKKIKGKSPKDHIKETVNSN from the coding sequence ATGAAAATTTTAAATCAATTTGAACCATTGATGATTGAGGAGATTGAAGGTTTGTGTGAGACCTCTTCTCATCATTCACATACTTATTATGAGTTGGTCTATATCAATTCAGGGAAAGGAGTGCATTATCTAAATGATGACACTATTCCCTATCAGGATGGAGACTTATTTCTAGTTGCTCCCGGTGAATTTCATTCATTTGAGATGGAAGATATGACTCATTTTACATATATCAAATTTACTGAAGCTTATTTTGAAAGTAAAAAGCATCTTGCGCCTGACGAATTCAAAATAGGTTCTCCGGAAATTTTGATGGAAATGAAATGGCTGAAAGAAGTGAAGATTTGCATCAAAGAGCCCTGTAATCATATTCTGAAATCAACGATCAATAATCTGGTTGTTTACAGCAAACATAAAAATATCAGTAATTCACCGATTGCTTATTATCAGATTTTAAGCATCTTCGGAATGATAAAAGAAATTATCAAAGACCGAGGTGAAGGTTTATTTAAGCAGGAACTGAATTTTGAAAAATTGATTTCATTTATTCACGAAAACATTTATAATAGAGACAAACTTAGTGTAAAAGCAGTGTCATTATGTTTCAATATTTCACCTACTTATTTTAGCAACTATTTCAAACGTCATTTTAATATTTCTTACCAGGAATATCTGGACACTTATCGAGTGGCACTCATAGAAAAAAGATTAGAAATCGGAGGTCTTAAACTTAAGCAAATCGCAGAAGAATTTGGCTTTACCGATGTGAGTCATCTTTCGAAAACCTTTAAAAAGATCAAAGGCAAATCACCGAAAGATCATATTAAAGAAACAGTAAACTCTAATTAA